A genomic region of Sarcophilus harrisii chromosome 6, mSarHar1.11, whole genome shotgun sequence contains the following coding sequences:
- the AREG gene encoding amphiregulin produces the protein MRAPLECCRRSCRRRRCYCRRCRRFSWCCCRCRGSGCPGSRCSRSSDGNLHGRSPLPPLVRTEPCHRASCTPSPKLSHRLSRRPERPMRAQPPPPQRTTSLLFLYLLVLSAVCHHVAASDAKDTSYPEKNDLFSGDHNPDGLELFTVSEISSTSEISSGTEYDYYEEYEEEDPQLSGYVLDDSIRVGRLVKPKKNRTESEKNSSKTGRKKFKNRKRKQKKINPCDGEYKNYCIHGECKYIESLEAVTCNCHQDFFGERCGEQSMKTHSLGDGGSSITALAIVAAILSVLCFSAIVLITKQIWKAHYSIRDQETEERKHLKRENKNGIISV, from the exons ATGCGAGCACCTCTTGAGTGCTGCCGCCGctcctgccgccgccgccgctgctatTGCCGCCGCTGTCGCCGCTTCTCTTGGTGCTGTTGCCGCTGTCGGGGATCCGGCTGTCCGGGGAGCCGCTGCTCTCGGTCCTCGGACGGGAACCTGCACGGAAGGTCGCCGCTCCCTCCTCTAGTTCGGACCGAACCCTGTCACCGAGCCAGCTGCACCCCCTCACCCAAGCTGTCCCATAGACTGAGCCGCCGCCCCGAGAGGCCAATGAGAGCTCAGCCGCCGCCGCCCCAACGGACGACGTCGCTTCTATTCctgtatctcctggttctgagCGCAG TGTGCCATCATGTTGCTGCATCGGACGCCAAAGATACTTCTTATCCtgagaaaaatgatttgttttctgGGGACCATAACCCAGATGGACTTGAGTTATTTACAGTGAGTGAAATATCCTCAACAAGTGAAATATCCTCAGGGACTGAATATGACTACTATGAAGAGTATGAGGAAGAAGACCCACAGTTGTCAGGATATGTCTTAGATGACTCAATCAGag ttGGACGTTTGGTTaaacccaagaaaaatagaacagaaagtgaaaaaaactCTAGCAAGactggaaggaaaaaatttaaaaacagaaaaaggaaacaaaaaaagattaatccATGTGATGGAGAATACAAAAATTATTGTATTCATGGTGAATGCAAATACATAGAAAGCCTAGAAGCAGTGACTTGCAA CTGTCATCAGGATTTCTTTGGTGAACGATGTGGGGAACAATCAATGAAGACCCACAGTTTAGGGGATGGAGGTAGTTCCATCACTGCACTGGCCATTGTAGCTGCCATCCTTTCCGTCCTTTGCTTTTCAGCAATTGTCCTCATTACCAAACA GATTTGGAAAGCACATTACAGCATTCGTGACcaagaaactgaagaaagaaaacacctcaagagagaaaataaaaatgggatcATTAGTGTGTAG